In Leopardus geoffroyi isolate Oge1 chromosome D1, O.geoffroyi_Oge1_pat1.0, whole genome shotgun sequence, the genomic stretch tgatttttgttcatcttttatttcagaataaaattaatgTCCTACCATCTTCTTGTATAGGACATTTTTATTGGTATAGAAAGTAACATGGTTTGCAATTGACTATCATGTATGGAGTCAACAGCTCCAGGCTGACACCAAGATACTTCATTCTCAATGGGATTCCTAAACTGGAAGCTGCAcacaggctgacagctcagagcctggagcccacttccgtttctgtgtcctcctctgtctgcacctctgctgcttgcattctgtctctcccagtgtctcaaaaataaataaacattaaaaaaaaaactattttcaaagaagtattatagaaaatctgaaaaatgaacAGGATTGCACAAGATTGACTCAATTATTTTGTGAGATGATTATATGTGAGAACTTTGAATTTAACATTTCTACATTTTAGATAAGGAGTCAAAGGCATAAAGTCGATAGAAAAAAAGTTTGATATTGGTCTTGGGTTTCCCCTGGTTCTTTTGAAGCAATAAATACGTGTAGAAATGAAAAACTTACCTTGCCAAACTATACTTGCCTAAGTATAGTTTGCAAAGGTAAAGTACTGCAACCTGTTGTAGTGATAAGAACTCTGGTTGCAGTTAAAGCCAGGAGTTTGGGCGTCATAAAAGAGGACAGTCCAGaggaacaaaggagagagagagaaggggcggaatagaagggaaaggaggagagctgATCACACTCTGAATATTGTACAGGAAGACATGGTACAATGCAAAAGAACAAGCAGCGATgattttaaggaaaggaaaaggacagaTTTGGAGGAGGGGTGCAATATTCTCCACGTCTTATTACTACAAGTATAGGCACTTCATTTAGACACACATCTATATTAATTGTTATATTACAAGTATATAGTTATTGAATATTACACATAATAActataaaatgagtaaatgaagtacacaaaactttttatttttctaagattttatttttgagtaatctctatacaaaaggtggggttcaaactcacaaccccgagatccagagtAGCATGATCTACCAatcgagccagccaggcactcctgagGTATAGAAAACTTTTTAGGGTGGTTATTCCTCTGTATTTGGATTTACAAGtgattttctaactttttaatacttttctgtgttttccagagTTTCTACATAAAGGACGTATTTCTTtagtaataagagaaaaacaggttttaagtttatttatgtcttttgagagagacagagagagagagagagagcaagcaaacttgagcaggggaggggtagaaagagagggggagattcccaagcaggctccactttgtCAGCgtggcccgatgtggggctccaacccatgaaccgggagatcatgacctcagcagaaatcaagaggctgACATTTAACCCACTGCACCACACAAGTgccctgagggggaaaaaagttactgATGTTCATCACCACATTTGGTGGTCACATTTGTCACTTGGGAAAAGACATTAACTTTAAtacgttttgtttttgttgttccctTTTCTACTCAGAAGCTTCTAAATATAGATCTGTTACCACCAGGCCAgaagtttcttctctttcaatgAGAATCCCTCTGAGACATCTAATTCTGGAGCCTCAGTCTACCTGGGACATCTCACTGGAGATTCTCCAGGGAAACAAAAATCCTATGTAAGAAGATGTCATCCCAGATTTTGAAGAACTCCTAAGTATTCTCAGCCATGAATAGAATTGTGCCTAACACTGAGGTGAGTTTGGGAAATTTTCACAAATGGTTATTTTAGGAAAGGTAACAACATTGATGGCTAAGAACACAATTGTCTAGAATATgcagacagttttaaaaatagacattagcAAGGGGCagtgaatttctctttctctttcacttctgcAGGGGTAATGAGTCTCTTTCTACCTGTGTGGCTTCTGCTGGACTCTTACTTTCCAGTCACCCACTCATTTTATTGTGGTGTTCACATAAAAGACAGCGGACACGGGAGATTGTAATCTTTACATTTCTCTGGTCTAGGGCAATGAAATGCTGGTTCCTCCATGGGGGGACATTTCTGGAGAGGTCTGGGAGAACTCTCTCACAAGAAGAGTTTATTTACATGAGAGGCAATCACCTTAGGAGCCAAAGACCATGAGCCAGTGAACCTTGTATTCTTTTGTGTACTCTTTCCGTGGTGACTTCTATGTACCCTGGCCAATAGGAGTGGACACAAGAGTGATTTCCAGATGATTTAGGTAACAGGAATCTATGTCTTGTGTCTTCAGAGCCATGTGCTACATGTCATCGTATTGCAAGTTTCTACACAGCCCTGCTGGATGGGGGATTGATCGGCATTGATTTGCTGCATGAAAGGTGCTCACGCAGAGCTTAaggaccattttatttttttcaacggaGAGAAATAGTTGACCATTTGGTAACTACAACTTTCCTCAAACATCCCTGAATCTGTAAATTCCTTGAACCATCACTCAGTTCTATTTTCTTTACAAGTATTAGCAATCCAAAAATATGATATTATCTTTTTTACTGATAAACTGTCCagttataataaaagaaatattatttacattaagCATTATAGACAATTAGTAACCCTTAGAACTTCAAGGGCTTCCTAAATATAAAGCTTGTATTAAAAATgacttggaggggcgcctgggtggcgcagttggttaagcgtccgacttcagccaggtcacgatctcgcggtccgtgagttcgagccccgcgtcgggctctgggctgatggctcagagcctggagcctgtttccgattctgtgtctccctctctctctgcccctcccccgttcatgctctgtctctctctgtcccaaaaatgaataaacgttgaaaaaaaaaattaaaaaaaataaataaataaataaaataaaataaaaatgacttggaAACTGATTTAAGAAAATGCGGAAAAGCAGAGAAGCCATTTATGAAGTTGGGGGTATCTGATTGAATTCATCTCTTtagtaaaatttttacaaaaattccATAAAACTTGCTAATGATTTAGAAGCAGaagtactttttttcttctcaagaaCTTCCTTTGAAATTTCATTGTGTAAAAAAGCATGATATTGATATCAGATACTAAGTTCTTACTAATTCAAACAATCATTTGTtcgtatatatttttattgagtatCTAAAATGTGTTACCTTAAGCACGTTATAGGGAACTTTATGGGAAGACTTTACCTGGATTATTAGCTTTCTTCATAATCTTCAAGGCAGGACAAAAGTCCTGTTGATAAGAACTAGTCGGATTAGGGTGATCCTCGAAACATACTCACATGATCATAGTGACAAGACTCAGAATCTGAGAGGAGAGAATAAAAGTGGCATATTGGAAGACAATTATGGCCCAGTTCACAGAATGTGGAGGAATATAAGAGGTGTGCTGGAACTTTGGAAAGTGAGGGTAGATACTTAGACAAAATATTCAATGAGACTCCAAGTAGTActgtttagttatttttagaCACCACCGTTCAAAGACTGTCTTGCtacagtagaggaaaaaaataacaagctgCTACCATGACAAGGTTCATGGCATTTGTGAGTATTATTACCTGAACTACTCCCTCTTATGTGGTTTCTAAGCCCACCCTTCTCTCTCCTATGCAGAAAGCAAATGCTGACAAAGAGCATAAAATGCTCTCCTCTTCTCCACAGTCATGTGTGGGGAAAACAGCTCCAGCCTGACCCCGGGATTCTTTATCTTGAATGGGATTCCTGGGCTGGAAGCTGCACACACCTGGATCTCCCTGCCATTCTGCTTCATGTACGTCATCGCTGTCGTGGGGAACTGCGGGCTCATCTACCTAATCAGCCATGAGGATGCCCTGCACCGGCCCATGTACTACTTCCTGGCCCTGCTCTCCTTCACAGATGTCACCCTGTGCACCACCACTGTACCCAATATGCTGTGCATATTCTGGTTCAACCTCAAGGAGATTGACTTtgatgcctgcctggctcagatGTTTTTCGTCCACATGCTGACTGGGATGGAGTCTGGGGTGCTCATGCTCATGGCCCTggaccgctatgtggccatctgctACCCCTTACGTTATTCCACCATCCTCACCAACCCTGTCATCGCCAAGACCGGTCTTGCCACCTTCCTGAGGGGTGTGCTGCTCATTATCCCATTCACTTTCCTCACCAAGCGTCTGCCCTATTGCCGGGGCAACTTCATTCCCCATACCTACTGTGATCATATGTCTGTGGCCAAGGTGTCCTGTGGCAATTTCAAGGTCAATGCCATCTATGGTCTCTTGGCAGCCCTCCTAATTGGGGGCTTTGATATGTTCTGTATTTCTGTGTCTTACACTATGATCTTGCGGGCAGTGGTGAGTCTGTCATCTGCAGATGCTCGGAAGAAAGCCTTCGGTACCTGTACATCCCACATATGTGCCATTGTGATCACATATGTTCCAGCCCTGTTCACCATTTTTACTCATCGTTTTGGGGGACAAAACATTCCCCACCACGTTCATATCCTTATTGCTAATCTTTATTTGATGTTGCCTCCTACTCTGAACCCCATTGTTTATGGAGCCAAGACTAAGCAGATCCAGGAAGGAGTgatcaagttattttttaaagagaaaactgtCTTAGTTATGAAATAGATTCATTAGTTAATATGTGAAatccaaggaaaacaaatgtttcaGAGGAGATTCTTGAGCATCAGTTTAAAACCAATTGGTTCACTGCAGAAAGCAATGTTCATTAAATATCCACTATAATGATaactgaatttttcctttttttggggtAAAACTCatcaatgataaaaattaattacataattaagGAAATGTTTCTTGAACTTgaggacatattttttaaaaggaattcacATGAATGTAATATCAAGCCTTTTTGGAAATCACTGGACTTGCTTAGATTCCTAATGTGCTTTGCATGTAGAACAAAGTGCAAATGGGAtgcacattggaaaaaaaaattcctgatctTATGTTGGGGATTTATCTGTTCTTGGTAGAaacccattaaaaaagaaatctcaatgtCTGTTTCTTAAAGCCCTTCAAACATGGTTTAGTGACTGCATTAACCCTTTATTCCTTTCATTGTGTAATTTTGTCTAACTTGGTTCAGTTGTATAAATTATCTCATGTCTGTCTAAGCTGTATTGAATTTCCATTACCAAGGAGAataatattcatgtattttatcaATATAATGTGATTAAAAGATGGGAAAATAAGCAAGGgaataaaaccataaaatcttAAATCAATTTTTTGAAGATAattctgggagatttttgaagCAGATATAGAATAAGTCTTATAAATGGCTGTGAAGTCGTCGCAGAAAACAGAGGTAATTCACCAGCAAAACTGATAAGCATTTGGGTTTGGCTGactttacagaattttttttccagccttaGTCACCAGAgctgaaaatattctataatttgaCTCTAAAGTGAAGTTGACAGCTTAAAGAAAGCTTACATAGCAATCAAGTCATTTGCAAACATTGGCCCTGTGTCTAGTAACCAGGCCCTGTTCCCACACAGCAAAATATGGAGAACTAAGAACCTGCATTCACATCACTGTGGGGACTTAACAGGCCTGAATATACCTTGCATACTGATTTCCATTCCCTATACCCATCTATACACTAAGGAAATCTAGTTCTGGATGAAAACTTTCTGAGTTTTGTAATTTCATTGCCAATCCAAACCTATACCACCACTGGTAGATGTAAAATGCACGTTTATTAACATTTAAGTGCATCATTGAAAGTTGGCAGAAAATTATGCTATTCTTCCACTGGAATTTTGAAGACTGCAATACATAACATGGAGTTTTCTGAAATTATATTGCAATAAAAATGCTAGTTTGTTATTAGATGATACTATGTCGGTATTTTGAGGGTTTCTAGCCAGGGTGACAGTTTGAGTATAAACAGGAGCATACAATTCCCCCAAAGCTCCAAACATATGGAAACACTGAACTAATTACACTTAGAATAATtagagtaaaacaaaaatcaaataaataaattaataaagattttaacaatgaagaaaatcacaGAAGCAATGAGGAAATGAGAACTCATAACCAATACAAAGACTTACTCAAATGACTTCAGTGTTGAGACTCTTGCCCATGTGTGAAGGCTGTACAATGTGAGAAGTCTAGAATAAGGAATCACTatgcaatcttttttcttttttttcttttttttttttttgacagagagagagagagcgcgcgtatATGTGAGCATGTTTGCAAGTGCATTCATCAACGGAAggacagtgggagagggagagggagaatcctaagcaggccccatgctcagcagagagcctgcagGGGGCAATCCCACCAGCATGAGACCTTGatctgagctt encodes the following:
- the LOC123602539 gene encoding olfactory receptor 52N2-like, which codes for MCGENSSSLTPGFFILNGIPGLEAAHTWISLPFCFMYVIAVVGNCGLIYLISHEDALHRPMYYFLALLSFTDVTLCTTTVPNMLCIFWFNLKEIDFDACLAQMFFVHMLTGMESGVLMLMALDRYVAICYPLRYSTILTNPVIAKTGLATFLRGVLLIIPFTFLTKRLPYCRGNFIPHTYCDHMSVAKVSCGNFKVNAIYGLLAALLIGGFDMFCISVSYTMILRAVVSLSSADARKKAFGTCTSHICAIVITYVPALFTIFTHRFGGQNIPHHVHILIANLYLMLPPTLNPIVYGAKTKQIQEGVIKLFFKEKTVLVMK